One Brassica napus cultivar Da-Ae chromosome A5, Da-Ae, whole genome shotgun sequence DNA window includes the following coding sequences:
- the LOC106394805 gene encoding uncharacterized protein LOC106394805 isoform X1, whose translation MASSDVVVAHSAFDVLRLGRSAQFIVGRLLRFWDSKNIKKQGEFMGITLLLLDEKNSVIHGFIPAGRSPYYRPLLKAGSVVRVSRFEVARCTNMYKITDHPFVIRFIPQTTIDEVVANAPVINVEKFMIRKFDPLQALANTNLELPDVVGQIQSVQGSDLKDAGVMSRVTVRLMIEPMVVVYLSLWDDAASKFRGLISSGDRTQSVMVVTTVNPKIFGGNLYLNSTPATKFYFDRALEAIVEFTASLNAPLGEAFPCIDNKDGIRKKEVVSIGELNKFITSSDEQTQEADFICKARVMEVLQQNGWSFISCTGCSKKLEKFGSSLRCNRCANPNVTGVIKYRVELVVDDGADNATFVVFDKEMVKLTKQDAAGLTLDEMNGGESEELPQMC comes from the exons ATGGCTTCCTCCGATGTTGTTGTCGCTCACTCAGCCTTCGATGTTCTCCGCCTTGGAAGATCTGCCCAGTTCATCGTTGGTCGTCTGCTACGTTTTTGGGACTCTAAGAACATCAAGAAACAGGGTGAATTCATGGGAATCACTCTGCTcctccttgatgaaaag AACTCGGTTATACATGGATTCATTCCTGCTGGTCGCTCCCCTTATTACCGTCCGTTACTGAAAGCGGGCTCAGTCGTGAGAGTTTCGCGCTTTGAGGTTGCAAGATGTACAAATATGTACAAGATAACAGACCATCCTTTCGTGATCCGGTTCATCCCTCAGACAACCATTGATGAAGTTGTCGCTAACGCTCCCGTGATCAACGTTGAGAAATTCATGATACGCAAGTTTGACCCTCTCCAAGCTCTCGCAAACACTAATTTGGAGCTTCCCG ATGTTGTGGGGCAGATTCAATCTGTCCAAGGTTCGGACCTGAAGGACGCTGGAGTGATGAGTCGAGTTACTGTCCGTTTAATGATTGAACC GATGGTGGTCGTGTACCTCTCTTTGTGGGATGATGCTGCATCAAAGTTTAGGGGTCTCATTAGCTCAGGTGATAGGACACAGTCAGTCATGGTGGTCACAACCGTGAATCCCAAAATATTTGGAG GTAACCTGTACCTCAACTCTACCCCAGCGACGAAATTTTATTTCGACCGAGCTCTAGAAGCTATCGTGGAGTTCACGGCCAG CTTAAACGCCCCCTTGGGAGAAGCTTTTCCGTGCATCGACAACAAAGACGGCATAAGAAAGAAGGAAGTTGTCTCCATTGGAGAGCTGAACAAGTTCATTACCAGCTCTGATGAACAG ACGCAGGAAGCTGATTTCATTTGCAAGGCTCGGGTTATGGAAGTCCTGCAACAGAATGGTTGGTCTTTCATTTCTTGCACTGGCTGCAGCAAGAAGCTTGAAAAGTTTGGGAGCTCTCTCCGTTGCAACCGTTGTGCTAATCCTAACGTCACAGGAGTTATAAA GTACCGTGTTGAACTTGTCGTTGATGATGGGGCTGATAATGCCACTTTTGTGGTCTTCGACAAGGAGATGGTGAAGCTGACTAAGCAGGATGCAGCAGGCCTGACTCTAGATGAG ATGAATGGTGGTGAGAGCGAGGAACTCCCGCAAATGTGTTAG
- the LOC111199033 gene encoding uncharacterized protein LOC111199033 yields MGGKRKRNTVKPNTSLVTQRPATLPAQYDFVPRDPSPSIPPVLPKNKPLPKNNPLPKKIPLPSVRDYPPPRKPFPATSFPPSQSAPSPLTPAAATSQPQQRQTQSTERMNTLPPSQPAPVRASQSPHSSEAQNFRFPEEEEDEDMSDVEAPVQPNPASDHMDLLNSLLNQPGRAKNTTVLSRNLEPGTTWFGYDKSSLSRKITKILKNKFNKPFYSWTRVPRDRQERYFLEFAKTHTWDPSLTGVRQEHFESIALLRMKDMVSEVRTSRQQPNWIGDTLWKLMTYYWDTNAAVAKSATASASRMSDRQGLGFHTHNSGQKSYMQLHQEMVVKLGRPVSFGEVFIRAHTKSDGTFSDFKAEQVIEAFKKQKEAKLATLETDDHTETGQHPPLSIEEENELFIQATFTNDRGQIYGVGSLKNQLNEVAYDPRSLSSFIQMQQKLEEAQRQIKEQAALLAKAEEDRAQAAAAAAMAEESVPEFSYSASYDR; encoded by the exons ATGGGTGGAAAGAGGAAGCGAAATACCGTTAAACCCAACACCTCTCTGGTTACACAACGCCCGGCTACTTTACCAGCTCAGTATGACTTCGTACCGAGGGATCCATCTCCGTCCATCCCACCCGTTCTCCCTAAGAACAAACCTCTCCCTAAGAACAATCCTCTCCCTAAGAAAATTCCTCTCCCATCTGTTCGCGATTATCCTCCTCCGAGAAAGCCGTTTCCGGCAACGAGCTTCCCACCTTCTCAATCAGCTCCGTCGCCTCTCACTCCAGCTGCTGCGACGTCTCAACCTCAACAGCGACAAACTCAGTCGACTGAACGTATGAACACACTTCCTCCAAGTCAACCGGCTCCAGTTCGAGCATCTCAATCGCCTCACAGTTCTGAAGCACAAAATTTTCGTTTTccagaagaggaggaggatgaggaTATGTCCGATGTAGAGGCTCCGGTTCAACCTAATCCCGCCTCTGACCATATGGATCTTTTGAACTCCCTCCTAAACCAGCCAGGTCGAGCGAAGAACACAACTGTCCTGTCTCGCAACCTTGAGCCTGGAACCACATG GTTTGGTTATGACAAGTCGAGCTTGTCTAGGAAGATTACCAAGATTTTAAAGAACAAGTTTAATAAGCCTTTCTACAGCTGGACTCGTGTGCCTAGAGACAGACAAGAACGCTACTTTCTGGAATTTGCC AAAACTCACACATGGGATCCATCATTGACTGGTGTTAGGCAAGAACATTTCGAGTCCATTGCTCTTCTACGAATGAAAGACATGGTCAGCGAAGTAAGGACTTCTCGGCAGCAGCCTAATTGGATAGGCGACACACTCTGGAAACTAATGACCTACTATTGGGACACTAACGCTGCGGTTGCAAAGAGTGCTACAGCATCAGCATCTAGAATGTCTGACCGTCAAGGTCTTGGCTTTCACACGCATAACTCTGGCCAGAAGTCTTATATGCAGCTCCACCAAGAGATG GTTGTTAAATTGGGAAGACCAGTGAGCTTTGGTGAAGTATTCATCAGAGCTCATACAAAGTCAGATGGAACCTTTAGTGATTTCAAAGCTGAACAAGTTATTGAGGCTTTCAAGAAGCAAAAAGAAGCTAAGTTGGCCACCCTTGAGACTGATGATCACACCGAGACTGGGCAGCATCCACCACTATCAATAGAAGAGGAGAATGAGCTGTTTATTCAG gCCACTTTCACCAATGACAGGGGGCAAATTTATGGCGTTGGAAGCTTGAAGAACCAACTTAATGAAGTGGCATATGACCCAAGAAGCTTGTCCTCTTTCATCCAAATGCAACAGAAACTTGAAGAAGCTCAACGCCAAATCAAAGAACAAGctgctcttcttgcaaaggCTGAGGAAGATCGTGCCCaagctgctgctgctgcggCAATGGCTGAGGAGAGCGTTCCAGAGTTTAGCTACTCAGCAAGCTACGATCGATGA
- the LOC125608671 gene encoding uncharacterized protein LOC125608671 yields MNEVPPESLSGEQVYSERLKGVNPPKTSQCGGNGHDKKKPGYGKNHNWHKESIFWELPYWRDLNLRHNLDVMHIEKTFSDNIMSTLMSVKGKSKDTIKSRLDIELLCDRQHLHVDSRGQAPFPPYTLGESARKSLLECVKVGVKFPDGYASDLANCVDIEKRKFSGMKSHDCHVFMERLLPFICAELLDKNVHLALSAELGGPVQYRWMYLFERYFKKLKANATNKSHAAGSIVEAYINAEIAYFSEHYFADSIQTKSRFTRFEVGEVPVYHVEGVPDIFIQAGRPSGEMQEIWLSEKDYLCAHAYVLRNCDYFQPFESMFEDFLSVKYPDLSERDLSAKRAEEYHIWVKDYVTHWSETHPFPAWVKEFVQGPVNKAKTWPIYFTRGLLFHTQTHGEGRKTCNYGVCAKGESYTNAADESQYYGILTDIIQIEYEGIVDLKITLFKCKWYDPVIGRGTRRKNGGIVDVLSSRKYYKYDPFILASQPDQVCYIPYPYVRKPKQSWLNVLKVNPRRIIFGEYEDKDPVTLQQENDDAVLMTTVEDLEVNHLVHAPGEPINIDFDVADAEPNDEFRCNLSSSDDDEDGDEDEPY; encoded by the exons ATGAATGAAGTTCCACCTGAATCTTTGAGTGGTGAGCAAGTTTATTCTGAGCGGTTAAAAGGTGTCAATCCACCAAAAACGTCCCAGTGCGGTGGAAATGGTCACGATAAGAAGAAACCCGGATATGGGAAGAACCATAACTGGCACAAAGAAAGCATATTCTGGGAGTTGCCGTACTGGAGGGACCTAAATCTTCGACATAATCTTGATGttatgcatattgagaagactTTTTCCGACAACATCATGAGTACTCTTATGAGTGTGAAGGGTAAGTCGAAAGACACAATCAAGTCAAGATTGGATATAGAACTTCTCTGTGATCGGCAACACTTACATGTTGATAGTCGTGGTCAAGCTCCTTTTCCTCCCTACACACTGGGTGAGAGCGCAAGAAAAAGTTTATTGGAATGTGTGAAAGTAGGGGTaaaatttccagacggttatgcTTCCGACTTAGCTAACTGTGTTGATATAGAGAAGCGCAAGTTTTCAGGCATGAAGAGTCATGACTGCCATGTGTTTATGGAGAGGCTACTTCCATTTATATGTGCAGAACTCCTAGACAAGAACGTCCATCTTGCTTTATCAG CTGAACTAGGAGGCCCCGTGCAATATAGGTGGATGTATCTTTTCGAAAGATATTTTAAGAAGTTGAAAGCGAACGCAACGAACAAAAGCCATGCAGCAGGGTCGATAGTTGAAGCATATATCAATGCTGAGATTGCTTATTTCTCAGAACACTACTTCGCTGACAGTATACAAACGAAATCGAG GTTTACAAGATTTGAAGTAGGTGAAGTCCCTGTATATCATGTTGAAGGAGTACCGGATATATTTATTCAGGCAGGTCGTCCAAGCGGGGAAATGCAAGAAATTTGGCTTTCCGAAAAAGATTATCTATGCGCACATGCTTATGTTTTGCGAAATTGTGATTATTTTCAGCCATTTGAGAG CATGTTCGAAGATTTTCTTTCTGTAAAATATCCAGACCTTTCTGAAAGAGATCTCTCCGCGAAGAGAGCTGAGGAATATCATATATGGGTGAAAGATTAT gTTACTCACTGGAGCGAAACACATCCTTTTCCTGCTTGGGTTAAAGAGTTTGTACAAGGACCCGTGAATAAAGCCAAAACCTGGCCAATTTATTTCACTCGAGGTCTTCTGTTTCATACCCAAACGCATGGTGAGGGACGAAAGACTTGCAACTATGGAGTATGTGCTAAAGGAGAGAGTTATACAAATGCAGCTGATGAATCTCAGTACTATGGGATCTTAACAGATATCATACAAATCGAGTACGAGGGTATAGTCGATTTGAAAATCACACTTTTTAAGTGTAAATGGTATGACCCTGTTATTGGTAGAGGCACTCGGCGGAAAAATGGCGGAATAGTGGATGTTCTCTCATCGAGAAAATACTACAAATATGATCCATTTATTCTAG CATCTCAACCAGATCAAGTTTGTTATATTCCATATCCATATGTAAGAAAACCGAAGCAGTCTTGGCTCAATGTTCTAAAAGTGAATCCGAGGAGAATCATTTTTGGAGAATATGAAGACAAAGATCCGGTGACTTTGCAACAAGAAAACGATGATGCTGTTTTGATGACCACAGTTGAAGACCTTGAAGTCAACCATTTGGTACATGCTCCTGGAGAACCGATCAATATTGATTTCGACGTGGCAGATGCAGAACCTAATGATGAATTCCGATGTAATTTATCATCttcagatgatgatgaagatggagATGAAGATGAACCGTACTAA